A genomic segment from Bacteroidales bacterium encodes:
- a CDS encoding twin-arginine translocase TatA/TatE family subunit gives MISFIDLFISGSEIFIILFAVLLLFGANKLPEIARGLGKGMNEFKKATNDIKSEFNEHTQDIQKDIKSIKSDLEESTKFDDITENYFNDDDSTGEGANDTEADTDTDTDTSTDPDTPDEDVYEEPTGPYSNKEEAGTESSGSGEESEDEDEESTRQEEDTSEGRRYPTNEDQTEEGPSKKDDYTD, from the coding sequence TGAAATATTTATCATTCTTTTCGCCGTATTGCTTTTATTCGGAGCCAATAAACTTCCCGAAATAGCCCGGGGTTTGGGCAAGGGTATGAACGAGTTTAAAAAAGCCACCAATGACATCAAGAGTGAATTTAATGAACACACTCAGGATATCCAGAAAGACATCAAAAGCATAAAAAGCGATCTGGAAGAAAGTACCAAGTTTGATGACATAACGGAAAACTATTTCAACGATGACGACAGTACCGGCGAAGGAGCGAATGATACTGAGGCCGATACAGATACAGACACAGACACAAGCACTGATCCTGATACACCGGATGAAGACGTGTATGAGGAACCCACCGGTCCTTATAGCAATAAAGAAGAGGCTGGAACAGAATCTTCAGGAAGTGGAGAGGAATCTGAAGATGAAGATGAAGAATCTACCCGACAGGAGGAAGATACATCAGAAGGCCGGAGGTATCCGACTAATGAGGATCAAACAGAGGAAGGCCCCTCAAAAAAGGATGACTACACCGACTAA